The Coffea arabica cultivar ET-39 chromosome 6e, Coffea Arabica ET-39 HiFi, whole genome shotgun sequence genome contains the following window.
ttatttttacccTCTCACCCCCTCCCTCCACACTCTTTCTTGTCAGATATAAGATTTGAATTTTAACCCTAACAGTGGCTAGAATTTTAAAAACCCTTCCCTAACCAACcaatggggggggggggtgagaACTTTGAGAACACTCTCCAAAATTCGTTCGAACTCGGTTCATTTAAAGTTTCGAACGAGTCTTTCACGAACACGAATGTGACGAAACGAATCGAACTACCAAACAGATCGgttcgtttaacagctctaCTCCTATCTCTAAAATtcattctctctttcttcttttttttttgttttaaatttttgtattctttcttttatttttgtatttttaaatttctcacTCCTCCCCACacccttttctctttcttctctttttttttttttaaaaaaaaaactttttcttttttttcttttcttttatttttttttaccctcTCACCCCCTCCCTCCACACTCTTTCTTGTCagatataaaatttgaattttaacccTAACAGCGGCTAGAATTTTGAAAACCCTTCCCTAACCAACCACTGGGGGGTGAGAACTTTGAGAACACTCTCCTAATCATTAGATCAACTCTAATGAttcattctctttttcttctctttaaaattcctctaaccAAATTCTTGTTTAATTCTCCATGAGAGAGACCAGATAATCCGGTCTTTCCCCGGGAGAAAGGGTCAATTCcctagttttatttatttttactaatCTCAGAAGTCAAAtacaaatttttctttgaatttgaagGAATTTTTACTATTAGAAGACATGCATGCAGATAGATTTGTTGTTTCACTTGATTTTATTTGTGTCAAGTTGATTTCAGATCGATCTATACCAACCATATTTAATGTACTTACCGCTACGAGTGCaaatattttatcaaaaaaaaaaagggtatttGGACGAACCAAACGGATAAAATCCCCCTAAAACAAATCATAAATTAGACCGAGTAAATTGTCTCCGTTTAGAAGCAATTTACTCGGTCAATTGTCAATTGCCAATTCACTTGGTTCAATTATTGGTCAAGGAGTCAATTTTCCACCGTCAATTTATTGGTCAAATGGAGAGCCGTAAACGATCCGAAGTAAGGCGGAACACGTGTTCCAGTTTGAACTGTCCATTTCCATTAAAAGCGTGTCCTTCCCATTTGTCTTTCATAGTGGGAGTTTTGTTTAAgttttgttattttttcctcaaatttAATAGTTTTTCAGATCTATGTGTTAGATCCGAAATTTTTTGAATCTTTTCCTCAGTTTAAGCatcaattttgaattaaaaTCAGTTGGATAACAGATCTAAGAAAATAAACATGCACAGATAGTTATGAAGTAGCTCGTGCAATTCATTAGATGTTATAATTTGTGATCAACAATGTAATAGTTTATATTTTGTAACTCTGTTAAATCTaatgatttttcaaatcaaatatATGTGTgacatattttatatattttctgccATTAGTGTACAGTTCTTTGTCAATCAAATCATATTGGACAATTTTTCACtagtttattaataatattgacttctgttctattttaaaaaaagtatCTATATTCAATTGAAATTCAAAGAGATTGAATATAGGGTATGTATGGATTGGACTACTTTTGACATGCACATTTTTTATTGTGAAATTTACAGTAATACATTCTAAAAACACTCTATAATATactcaaaatattttaaatacacctaataaaaatacaaaaaagaattaaaaatacCAAATCGtaccctctcttttctctttcactcATCACCCACCATTGCCATCATCGCACCCtctcccctctcctccctcttcctCTTCACCTTCCTAATTCCTTCGTTAGGAAGGGGAGGGGGAAAGACTAGCAAAGGAAGGAGGAAGGCGATCGGGAAGAGGGAGGATAGAGAGGAGGGAAGAGGGATGGTGATGTGTGAAGGTAGTGACGtgtggcggcggcggcggcaaggatagttaaaatttttttgaaaacattctaataaaattttaaaatatcccAACAAATAACTATGATGACAAGTTTTTCACCTGTATTGCTACaatctaatttttaaaaaagaattaatccATACGGAGTCATAGATTTAAAGGATTGCCATCTAAAAGGTGGATCTCAATGAAGTTAGATGAAGCACATAAAGCAACACATATCCATTTACGAAGTACCATTTCAATTTTCCGAAGTCAATTGTTTGGACcaacaatttttcaaatttaacacACTATTGTCTCTCTACCAAATATTTTGACTAAAATTTTGCCTGAAGTAAGGGGTTAACTTCACTTGTACCCTTCGATTATACTCGAGTTCCCACTTTGATCTTTAATCTTTAAAGTGAGACTAATTTAATCCTTGAAGTATAAATCTATCCAACTTAGTGGCTGTTGAACATCATCTTGAAATAAAACATAGCCCATCAATTTCTTCTGCAACTTGAACTTTACCATTGCCAACATCAAGTTCAAAATGCACCCAATGGAAGTCTTATATccgtcataaaaaaaaaaaattaacgtaTGTTCTATAGCAGGATAGGCATTTAGAAGCTTTATGGTCTAAATACTCCAAGCTTGCATTTAACAAACTCTGTGGATGGCATCAAGGATtgttatttttcccttttttgggtATAAGAAAAATGCTTTCTGTCTCGAAGGATGATGGTCTAACTTCAAATTTGATGCAAGACAACACTGGCATCACAATTGGATCAGAATAATGTTAAATCAACTAAAACTTGAAAAGCCTCTCTTCCTTGAATTGACAATAAGCTTATCAGTTAATTCGACTGGTGAAATGGAAGCCAGAGTCATAAGGTGGCTTAAAGGATCGATATCCTGGCAAGTGGGAATTATCAGTACTTTGCAAAGCCATTGAATGGAAGGGGGTTACAGAAGGTGCTTGTTCTGCTGAAACCCGTGCTTCTGAAATCAGTTGCCAGTTTTGCGATTCCAGTTGCGATGCTGGCTGTGGTATGCTGACACTTCCTTGCATAAGCTGCTCCAGAGAGGCAGATTCAGGCTCATGCAATGCCCAACTTGGAGTTGACAGAAGAGAGAGAGCACACGGCAAATTTTGCGATTCATTCAAGTGAGATTGAGCATGTCCAGGAGACACGTCTACTCCTACAAGCATTCAACAGGCAAAGAGGAGTCCAATCATGTATTAGAAGAAACAAACAGCAACAGGTAAAATATGCTCAGTACAAGAAGTTACTGtagtttgtttgttttgtttttctaaataATCTCAGTGATAGGATTATTCTCTGATGAAAAAGACAAGCCACTGAGCATACTTCTTTATTCAAGTCTCTCatgatttttgtttgttttgcttTTATGCCACATGAATAGCAAATTCTAGTAAATTGATGAAACTTGCGAGCTTCAATGAAGTGTAAACTTGAAAGGTTGTAAAATATCAGCCTGGAAGGGTTACAAGAAACTCCCTCACGGTAAAAGATGGATCATTCAAAGAAAGGGGAAAGATTCAACAGAAGCAGCAATAGACTCCATGTAGATAACCGGGCTAGATGTACTGAAAAACTTGGAGAAaacaagagtaaactggacctTTGGATTCAATCCCATCTGTGTAACAAAGCGTTCTTGGACCTAGGTGTCTGGGATTGGCTAAGCTGAGTTCAAAGTATGAGCTAACTTGTATGTTTCCAATGCTGCAATATTTCTGATGTTGCTTCTTTAACTGTGATACTCAATAAATTTGGCAATGCTTGCAACAGAAAAAAGTTTTCAATATGAGCTCTTCAATCAGATGCATAGAAAGGTAGATATGATGTTACTGTCTAAAAACTATGACTTCAATTGGTTTCGCAAAGGCGGTGGAACTCACCTTAATTTTGCTTAAGTGAGTGTATTAATCAGAGTTCTTATGCATCTCTAGTTGGAAATAGGAGGAGACATTTTTTTCATCAGGTATTAAAGGAGCTGAGCTTTGAAAAGAACAGGGGCGGGCCAATCCTCGTCCAGGTCCTGGTGAGAAATGGCATTTGGAACCCCCATAAGAAAATATTGCTTCCTATCAACATTACCTGAAGCCCTGATCAGGGAATTTCCTGCATTTGCCATCTTCAAGCCGCTAGAACACTCCCATGTTCTATTTGATGATGAGGATGGCATCCTGCTCAACAGAAAACTCGGTGCTCTCCTTCCTGTGCAGGTCCACAGTAAAGAGAATACAAGGCatttcaaaatttcatgtttcagtttCAGTGGATGAAATGTTAGATAAGCAAATTACAATAATCAGAGCAGCAGAAAGCCAGCATGAAaaatcctcaagagtttgagaAGTCACCATATAAAGAAGATGGAAGTCCCATTGAGCTTAGATGCATTGCATCTGGTTGTGGCCTGCGCCGCCTGGCATTGTGATCAGAGAGTCGCCTACGACAGCTTCTCTTTTTATCATCAAATTCCGACAAATTATGGAACCTTTAAAATTAGAAGCCAAATTATGCTGTTTACATCCTTAAAATTTGACCTAACAGTAtctaaaagttaaaaaaaaaaaaaaactgcatgAACAACACAAAAACATTGGTAGATAATATGAATGCCAGTAACTAACCTGCTGCACTGTTGGCAAAACCTTCGCTCGACCCCAGCCACAATGACCTTGGGGCTTTTGGAATGGCTTTCGCAGATTCTGTGGCGGCGATGATAATCTTTAGCTGCTGTAAGGTCAAGGTTGCATCCCTCCACTTGGCAGCGACTAGTTTGCATGCCTTGATGGGACGCTCTAGATCTCTTTCCACTATTGGAAGACAAACTGGAATTAGTTATAGAGCTCAGATGCTTGGAGTCCTTTGGCATTCCAAGTTTCAGGCCAACTACTGGTTGATCAAAGCCAACAGAAGCTGCAGGTGCTGAATAACTTTCACCTTTCTCCACCCCGATGAAATCTTCTTCCTTTCTATTTTCATTAGGCCAAGAGTTAACTGTCCCAAAATAGTCTCTGTCTAGTTCAGCTGCCTTTCCACCGTCCATGGCAGAATCCTGCGAATGCATTGATGCAGGGTACTTTGTCAGTTCAAACTCCATCACAGAGCATGATTACCATATAAGTAGTCCATCTTCATCTTAGCAgaatatcccaaaaaaaaaagttgctgTCCTCGATTACCCGATCTTCATCAATTCAAGAAAGATTAGAACAGATTCAGCTCTTGATATCAGGGTGTGATGTGATGATTTCAGTTCCTTTTTGGCAGTGACACAGCGCTTGAACGGATGCAACCATAGAACATGGGCTTGCCTATAGGGAAAAGAGTGTCATGGGGCTATAAGGTAGTTATAATAACTGGATCAATTAGAGCTAGAGAAAGAACTGACAAAAAAGAGAACTGATTCAACACAAGAAATTCCCTGGTTAAGGGGCAATTTTAAGTCGTCCTAGCAACAAAATGTAGGGTGGCTAAGGCTTAGGTAGTTGCGTTGGTGCTCCCTTCAGGAAAACATGTTAGTAGATAGATTGCTCCCAGGGCCTAGCGGAGACCCACACACCTTAAACTCCAACTAAGGCAACAGAGACAGGTTAAAGAATCTGGCTGAACAACAGCGAGAGGGGTACCATACCACCTTTATAAATCGTCACTTTCGGTCCATTAGCCTTTTGGCAGTCCAAAAATTTTCTCTTGTAGCTAGCAGAATCAATCACCAAGTTTGGAATTGAATTCGTCAGGTTCCCATGTGGGTTCTTCCCTTTTTCCGTTTTGGTGAAGACAACAAATGCTTAGCACATGCATTGGAAGACAAATTAATTCACAAAAAAGATTCACCATGCATCCCTAGTTTTTTACTGTAATGAAGGAACAGTCGTGTGTAAAAATTGACTTCACTCTGTGATTTCATCATCGTGTAAAATAAAAGAgttgttctttctttcttgtgcAGCTTAATTGATTTTCTCCATACTGTATGTAACACTTTAGAATGTGAATACAACTCTTTGTTTTGCGCAAAGTCTAGAACTAGCCTAAAATTCTGACTTGCTTCAACTCTTGGAGTAGCTGCAAGTCAAGAATTTCAACTTAATTCAAGGCTTATGATTTGCATATATGCAATCTAAAATGTTATCTGAAATTTAGCCTCCATGGCATCAATTGGAGTTCCTGACTTTTCTTCCATGAGCCGAGACAGGCAAGAAAATATCCTAGTTGCTGGTAGTTGTAGCAGGAAAGTTGGCCTAGAAGTATTCCTTGGCCAATGAACATTCTTACAAAGTCTAGCTGTCCAATCTCTCTCCAATAATTTCAGAGAAATCTTACTCTTTCATCTTTCTGTCAAATAGGAAACTCTGCTACACCCATTAATAAGCTCTCAATAAGGTTGGTGCAGGAGCATTAATCCCTGCAATTTCATTGTCAACTACTATAGTGTGCAATCAATCAAAACTCTCTTTCTTCAATGTTGATGGGTGACCTCACCAATGTTCCAAGACTCACGCTTTTTTGAGGAAATCCAAAATGAATTCTACACAGTTGATGCAGGAACCAGTACAGCCACAAAAGCTACGTGTGGCATTCAGCAAGCACAAGTCATTTTGAACTGTTGTGTTGTGCGTTTTTTCGGATGCCAATTCAATCATTCACCACTTGTGAAAGAAGCTCTTGGCCCTCGCAGTAAATGCTCTGAAAAGGGTTTAGCATTTTTCGTACAAAAACATGCTCAGAACTAATCCAGATTGTGAacgctcctcctcctcctcctcctcctcgtcGTCTAAATCACATATAACCTGTTACTATTATGTAAATATCCGCGctaacaattattattttttcttgcaACCTAAGATAGAATGTGAAGAATGCAAACTATAATGTTTCGTGTTTTATCACTTCATTGTGTGTCAAACTGTCATATCATATGGATTATGATGAACAAATTGCTTCTTGGAAGTAGTTGCAATAAAAGTAAATAACTGGACCGGACAAAAGCTGTAGATCCTCTTGTCTTTACTTATTTGGAAGCAATAATTCAATAGCAGCAGATTGTAGTTGCCGAAGTAAATAGCCAAGAACAGCAGTAACTAACTAGTAACTAGGACACAGTCACTTAAGAAACAGCTCTAAATTGTGCACATCAATATAATTCAACGAATTCTCAATTGACAAAAGAAGGGTATTTTTCAGCACTGCCAAGTTGTACCCAAATGAGTAATCAAAAGTAAGCGCGAAATCGGTATTCCCTAATTGTGAGCGCTCAAACTGGCGAATGATGATTAGTACTCTGAGTTATCCATGATTAGAAAATTGTCAAATGTTATAACATCTAGCTTGCAACACCGTTTATGAAAATGTTAAGAAGGGAAAAAGGATCATTGATGTTCAAGGCTGATGATCTAGCCCCATAACACAGATATTTGATGTCCTCACACAAAATGTAATCTCACTTTTACACGGGCCCTTTTTCCTATTGAAAAGAATCAATGGCAGTTTCCTACTTCTTCCTCTTAATGATTCAAATCTCTGACGTATCGGTTATCAGTATATCGTTTTATCAACTAGACTGCGATTTGTCGTCGTTTTTACtaaaatcttgaaattcttatAATCTTTCCCAGGCTAAGAGACCATATAGATTGATTCTATCATACCACCTATGGCTATAATCGAGCCAACTTGAAGGATGGTGCAATATCATGTAATTTGTGGGCATGATTTTGGTACAACATTATTGTAATCCGAATCCCATGCATTTTCCTCGTgggaaaatcaaaatatatagCTGCATCAGAATTTGATTGTCTTGTCTACAGCACAGAGACCGACAAGTACCTTTGTCACCACAAGTAATATCTACGTCGTTCTCATCCTCTGCTGAATTTAAAGATGTACAAAGGAGCCACAGCTTGGACAGACTCTTGGAATTGAAACACCCAAATAGGTCCCCAGCGGCAATAGTTGGGTTTGATGTCAAGAATTACTCCCTAGAATTCTGTTGGACAAATTCCAACCACACTTTTCCTCACAAAGTATGCAGAGCCAAAACTGTTGCAGTTTGAAGGACCACTCTCTCCGCCACACCAATCGATGCGCGTATTCAACAAAAGCGGAGGCCGCTCTTTTCACTGGAGACTACATGCCAGAATTATTCGATTAAAAATAGAGCATGTCAAAGTCACATCAccaagtttatatatatatatatatatatatatattatattgaataaatcttatatacatcgATAGCATATACATTATTACCGTTGAATCcatgatatatatgtaataattaaattttaaatttaaattttacataattattatttatctAACGCTGACAATGCATACATTGTCAGTGTAAGGAaaattaattcatatatatatatatatatgtatgtatgtatgtgtatgtatttatttatgtatataaAAGCCGACAAGCTGATTTATGATTGAACTCACACGTACTCTCTTACTTGTAAGCACATCCATTGAATGTGCCTTCATCACTAATCATATTACTATTAAGGTGGCGAATTCGGTAAAAATTTCATAAACGGATTTCTTGCTTTTTTCCAACTGGAATAAAAGGTGAGTTAAGAAACTTCGGAAAATGTGTGGATTTTAGATTGTGCACTCTTCATTGGAAGATGTTGCTTTGGAAGATTTACAGAAAAAGCATTTCCAGAATAAACTAAATGGCAGGAGGATGGGCTTTAACCAAGTCGGCTGCGGCAACCAGAGCAAAGCAAATTGGCAGCAAAAGAGATGCCCTTTTTCTGTTTCATTATCGAGCACTCAAACTTCTAATAGTTCTAACTTCTAACACCCCGCCAAGTACGTAGATGCTTCTTGTCGTACAACTGCTTTTTCAACTGAATCTTCAtagcaaataaaaaaattccCCACGTTCTTGGAGAAATGTTTGCTCCAAAaacattggaaaaaaaaaaggcttcatTGTTATTGAATTGATAGGAACGAAACTGGAAAGTCCGACCAAGGGTTGTTGGTCACTTTTCCTCGAACCCAAAGGCAACAATTCCGCCCAACTAAAGAATGAATCAGGAAGGAAGTGCCCACCAGTGACCGGTCTTTCTACATCTTTTACTGATTTTATTTATAGGGCTCATCCTTGTACAATTGTGTAAGAAGATAACTGCTTTGCTTCTggatttggggcagggacggtccgTCTGAGCAGTTCACGGccaaaatttggcaaaaaaaaaaattttacgatCCAAATTTCATCTTATATCTCATTTTTAACAACATGTATAGGACccacaaaattttgttctaaaattACACGTTGTTGAAAGTAAGTTACACCATGTATAAACAGAGTTACGCCGTGTGCAAAATGCACATAGGTGCAACCGTTCCTGCCCCTATTCCTTTGTTTCTCCTGTTGCACCTCTAGGCGCCTCTCAATGAAAGTATACCTTCTGTAgggggttaaaaaaaaaaataactcagAAAAATTCATCAACCTTTCAATtaaaatcaactatacttgGTTCAGTTTTGAAAAATACTAGAAACAAATCATATTAACCACCTTGTGATCCTAATTTTAGAGTTAACAAACACATAACTGAGAAGATAACTTGATGGCATAGATAACAAGAGCAATCCCTTTATTGTGTTAATTAAACCATATATTTTCTTTCCTTAGAAAGAAAAAACTTTTTAATTGAACAAAGATACAGCCAATTCCTAGCCTACCTAGTTTTTGGCTTCACCCCAGCTCGGACCACTAAATTTAGGCTTTACTTTGGGGCAATGCTTGTAGGTGCACGGCCTTGTCTCACCCCAACCCTATGATGTACTAGTATTCTGCGTGGCCGTTTCTCCCTCTACGTTTTTACTGTACTCCCAAAAGGAGAGGGTTGGAGTTGAATCTCGACAGACacagaaatggaagaaatttgAACCCGAATTTGCATTTACTATGTCCCATTATCTAAAAATCATCCGTCCAATTGTTAAGTTCATCGACGAAATGTAAAGGATGACATCGACAATTCAGTTGCAGGAAACACCCTACTGACCAGTGATGGTTGGAAGTGTGTCGGGACAACAGAATTGAGAGAGAACAAAACTCATAGCAATCCTCTCAGAGTTCCTACTGCAGCTTTGAACTCTTCCCACCAAGAGTTGAGCTCTTCTTGGTGTGAATTCTTATGCTCAATAGTTAGCTAGACCAGTCATGGCTGAGTACAATTAAGCTGAATATGGAAGCGGTCTCATCACACACGGATATATCTATCCATCATATTCACTAGAAATGATAAACAGAATCATATCAGGAAAACACAGAGTCGAGAGATTCAAAAATAGACACACAATTTGACAGGCCTTAAATTTCCATGAAACTATGTATAAAAGTACTTAGATTTGTTTAAAATCAGCAATCCGGATCTGATGAGGCATCTCGAAACCGTAATCATAACATTTGAACTTCATAATCAAGAATTTGGTCAGCCTGAAAGGGACAACAATTTACAACACTGGTGAAAGCACTGAAAactttatcttatattttttCCACCCTCCACTTAGTCCACACAACTATATAAGTCAAAATTTTGTAGCTAAAATCAGCCTTGAAATTACATAGAAcaatctgaaatctgaagtaGAGAGAAAACAGGAAAAAAGCACTCAAATATGAATACCAACACCATGTATCTGGCAGTATTATGCCTTAATGTCTTCTACCTCTGTTCCGCTTAGATGCAACCACAGTCCATCCATCTTCTGTTTCAGCTCGCTGCTGGGGTATAGACTCATCCACCATCATTTCTTCCCTATTCATGACAGAATGGGATTGTGGAACATCAACCACCATCTTTGATGAGCCATCATTTGGCAAATTACCATTATCACCATCTTCATTATCATCACTATCGCTGTCGCTGCTGGCCTGTATCTAAGTGAAAGAACAGATGGGAATGAATCCAAATGGAAAGTGTACTGCAGATTCTCAATAGCTTCTTAAGGACTGAGATTTGAAATTCTTAGTATAAGAAGAGTCTCAACTGCAGATTCTCAATAGCATGTTAAGGACTTTCCACTGTAGATTCTCAATTGGATCTCAAGGACTCACATTCAAAACTCTTAGTATAAGAAGAAGTCTCAACTCTGTTAAATACCCTGGATAATTGTCATTGACAAAACATTTGTCAACCAGCTACAACATCGTTACCTGTGTAACATGGGTGGCCACTCCTGGTGGAGGATTAGTTGCCCTAAGCCTTTGTATGGAACTAAAATCACCTTTCAAACATTCTTCATGCATAAACATCAATTTTTCAGCTATCTGCTTAAAGCAATTCagtgacaaaaaataaaaaaataatgttaaaaaGTGCCCAAAAAAGTGGAAAACGATCAAGATAGACCAAACCATGTTACATCGGCAAATATGCAATTGATATCATTAATCATAGCTGTCATCCAGAAAAAGAAGCATGGTTTCCAAATATCCATCCCCAAAGGAAAATTGTATCGGCCTTTTATGAGATTGGTCATAACTATTGTGATTTCGCTACTCGCATtagtttttccaattaaaagATAGCTAATTCTAATTTAACCACTATATTTTGGTTCTAGTAACCTCCTTATATGAACTAGAGAGTATTTGTTCATTAGAGTTAGTGCTTCTGCTGATGTCAAAAAATTCTTAAGAATGCAAAGTAATACAGAACAAAGTCCCAAAATTCCAAAAGGAGAAGAAATCTAACGTAGGTGTGCAATTCAGCCAATCACCAAAAGTATCATTTACCCACAAGTTCAACATTGAGATAGACATTGCTGGCTCTAGCAATTCTTTCTGTCCCTTTATAGTAGAAAAAAAGTCTATCATGTATTTGGACATGATATGGAATAGATGCATAATGGAAATGAAACTTTTAagcaattatttttttcaagccTGTTAAAGCAAAAGGGATGTTCAAACCATACTTAACCTTCAGATCCTCTTTATTGCAAAGAGAAATTGAAACTTGAGAAGAATATAAAGCCAAAAAATCCACAATCATCACAAGCCCTAACACTGCATAGCAAGTTTACCATTTTGAGAAAACCCTAGGTAATCAAGGGTTAGACAAGATAGGCTTTCTAAATTTCAGAATCCAGAGCCACAATAGTTCTGAGAGGAATTGCAGATGCTGATTGTCATCAAGCACATTTCAGACAAAAAACTTAGAATCCCCAAAATCAAGTCAAATGACCAAACAGATAGTATTCTGAATACCTAAAAAAATAGTTTAACATCTATCCTTGGCCTTGCTGCAATATTAAGGCCATGCGTTATTATAACCAGAACAATATGGCAGGGATTGAAGGAAATCTTGATGGTGATCTAAATAATAGTAATCTCTTTCCCCTTGTTCTTGTCTATTTCTGTGCATATATCTTGAAACATACATTCTCTGTGGCCATATATCATGTTTCATAAGACAGTCACATGCAAAAAGGAAAGACCACAAGTTACAAAATGCTTGCTTTTCAAGATCCCAAAATTCCAGCTTTACTGTTTAACTACTAAACTCAAAGCATAAAGGTTGCAATTGTCTAAAAGAAGTATACTACAATCTACATCTCTGCATGTTAAATGAATATTGAATAGCATGCACACCCAGCTTCCTTCCCCTTATTTACTAGCAAGCTGTGAGTTAGAAAATTATCCTTTTATCTTTATCTCTCACCATTCCCTTCAAACCTCAACCTCCagtaaaatgcaaaataaattaCAAATCCCAACTCCATTAATCAGCTTTTCCCTCCTGTCCTCCTGCTTCAAGAACATCTCTAGATATGTTTTAGTACAGAGCCTCCAGCATTCAGACTGGGaatattttagtttttcttaAAAAGCGTCATTTATAAGTATCTCAAGCCCAAACCACCTGTATGATCAGTCATCGAATAGTGGCAGCAACACTTATTCATGCAACTTCAAGCTTatataggaaaacagaattacATCGAATGATGACTAATAAGCGTAAGGAAACAATAAGACCACGTCACTTCAACCCTTGACTTCAGCTTGAATCTAAAGGATCAAATCCTTTAGAGGAAACAATAAGGAGGATGCCAATTCTTATAACCTATTCAATTGATAATATAATTGAACAAGTGcactattttttttcccttcagaGAGGAGGAAGGTACTAGGATAAAGAATACTCTCTTTCAA
Protein-coding sequences here:
- the LOC113695057 gene encoding squamosa promoter-binding-like protein 11 isoform X2 gives rise to the protein MDGGKAAELDRDYFGTVNSWPNENRKEEDFIGVEKGESYSAPAASVGFDQPVVGLKLGMPKDSKHLSSITNSSLSSNSGKRSRASHQGMQTSRCQVEGCNLDLTAAKDYHRRHRICESHSKSPKVIVAGVERRFCQQCSRFHNLSEFDDKKRSCRRRLSDHNARRRRPQPDAMHLSSMGLPSSLYGRRAPSFLLSRMPSSSSNRTWECSSGLKMANAGNSLIRASGVDVSPGHAQSHLNESQNLPCALSLLSTPSWALHEPESASLEQLMQGSVSIPQPASQLESQNWQLISEARVSAEQAPSVTPFHSMALQSTDNSHLPGYRSFKPPYDSGFHFTSRIN
- the LOC113695057 gene encoding squamosa promoter-binding-like protein 11 isoform X1, whose product is MEFELTKYPASMHSQDSAMDGGKAAELDRDYFGTVNSWPNENRKEEDFIGVEKGESYSAPAASVGFDQPVVGLKLGMPKDSKHLSSITNSSLSSNSGKRSRASHQGMQTSRCQVEGCNLDLTAAKDYHRRHRICESHSKSPKVIVAGVERRFCQQCSRFHNLSEFDDKKRSCRRRLSDHNARRRRPQPDAMHLSSMGLPSSLYGRRAPSFLLSRMPSSSSNRTWECSSGLKMANAGNSLIRASGVDVSPGHAQSHLNESQNLPCALSLLSTPSWALHEPESASLEQLMQGSVSIPQPASQLESQNWQLISEARVSAEQAPSVTPFHSMALQSTDNSHLPGYRSFKPPYDSGFHFTSRIN
- the LOC113697189 gene encoding uncharacterized protein isoform X2 produces the protein MDSNYRSNTGTGKSSAAAAPQLTGEAAAEFQQGINLLLSRWTALQMAVQNEWGGPQSRLKSQQLALDLFSLLAGSKEKVYMDDVEDLLDDSMLSLGTEIADGSIEEIAEKLMFMHEECLKGDFSSIQRLRATNPPPGVATHVTQASSDSDSDDNEDGDNGNLPNDGSSKMVVDVPQSHSVMNREEMMVDESIPQQRAETEDGWTVVASKRNRGRRH
- the LOC113697189 gene encoding uncharacterized protein isoform X1 — encoded protein: MDSNYRSNTGTGKSSAAAAPQLTGEAAAEFQQGINLLLSRWTALQMAVQNEWGGPQSRLKSQQLALDLFSLLAGSKEKVYMDDVEDLLDDSMLSLGTEIADGSIEEIAEKLMFMHEECLKGDFSSIQRLRATNPPPGVATHVTQIQASSDSDSDDNEDGDNGNLPNDGSSKMVVDVPQSHSVMNREEMMVDESIPQQRAETEDGWTVVASKRNRGRRH